A single window of Synergistaceae bacterium DNA harbors:
- a CDS encoding DUF2848 domain-containing protein, which produces MKHEATVLRPDGKAERRLLTWDLCVAIDYAGCDQKAVRAHVDERVKPGFPRPHSIPALYWIDPNRVSSREHLWVTGESTSGEAEVFLARDEGGDQYVTLAGGHTDRALEKFSVSKAKQICDRILAPVFWKVSDLREHWNRVEISSEIPQEDGYRTYQKGTLGDLLPPERLEELAREDAPAPGKVALFSGAPATLEGVVFAGAFRLTLSDPVLNRAIRFGYRISVLPDRH; this is translated from the coding sequence ATGAAGCACGAAGCGACAGTATTACGGCCCGACGGAAAAGCGGAACGCAGACTGCTGACCTGGGACCTGTGCGTGGCCATCGACTATGCCGGGTGCGACCAGAAAGCAGTCAGAGCCCACGTTGATGAACGGGTGAAACCAGGCTTCCCCCGGCCTCACTCCATTCCGGCCCTGTACTGGATCGACCCCAACAGGGTGTCTTCCCGGGAACACCTTTGGGTCACGGGAGAATCCACATCCGGCGAGGCGGAGGTTTTTCTCGCCCGGGACGAGGGCGGCGATCAGTACGTGACTCTGGCCGGCGGCCACACCGACCGGGCGCTGGAGAAGTTCTCCGTTTCCAAAGCGAAGCAGATCTGCGACAGAATTCTGGCCCCCGTTTTCTGGAAGGTCTCCGACCTGCGGGAGCACTGGAACCGCGTGGAAATTTCCTCGGAAATCCCGCAGGAGGACGGATACCGGACGTATCAGAAGGGAACGCTGGGAGATCTTCTGCCTCCGGAGCGATTGGAAGAGCTGGCCCGGGAAGACGCTCCCGCACCGGGGAAAGTGGCTCTTTTCAGCGGCGCGCCGGCAACGCTCGAAGGCGTTGTCTTTGCCGGCGCTTTTCGCCTGACCCTTTCCGACCCCGTCCTGAACCGGGCGATCCGCTTCGGCTACCGGATTTCCGTGCTGCCGGACAGGCACTGA